One segment of Dama dama isolate Ldn47 chromosome 15, ASM3311817v1, whole genome shotgun sequence DNA contains the following:
- the LOC133070665 gene encoding annexin A8: protein MAWWKAWVEQEGVSVKGSPHFNPDPDAETLYKAMKGIGTNEQAIIDVLTKRSNAQRQQIAKSFKAQFGKDLIETLKSELSGKFERLIIALMYPPYRYEAKELYDAMKGIGTKEGVIIEILASRTKNQLQEIMKAYEEDYGSNLEEDIKADTSGYLERILVCLLQGSRDDLSGYVDPGLALQDAQDLYAAGEKICGTDEMKFITILCTRSATHLMRVFEEYEKIANKSIEDSIKSETHGSLEEAMLTVVKCTRNLHSYFAERLYYAMKGAGTLDGTLIRNIVSRSEIDLNLIKNQFKKMYGKTLSSMIMEDTSGDYKNALLNLVGSDL, encoded by the exons ATGGCCTGGTGGAAAGCTTGG GTTGAACAAGAGGGAGTCTCAGTGAAGGGCAGCCCCCACTTCAACCCAGATCCTGATGCAGAGACCCTCTACAAAGCCATGAAGGGGATTG GGACCAACGAGCAGGCCATCATCGATGTGCTCACGAAGAGGAGCAACGCACAGAGGCAGCAGATCGCCAAGTCCTTCAAGGCCCAGTTTGGCAAG GATCTCATCGAGACCTTGAAGTCGGAGTTGAGTGGCAAGTTCGAGAGGCTCATCATAGCCCTCATGTACCCTCCATACAGATACGAAGCCAAGGAGCTATACGATGCCATGAAG GGCATAGGAACCAAAGAGGGTGTCATCATCGAAATTCTGGCTTCTCGGACCAAGAACCAGctgcaggagataatgaaggcatATGAGGAGG ACTATGGGTCCAACCTGGAAGAAGACATCAAAGCAGATACCAGCGGCTACCTGGAGAGGATTCTGGTGTGCCTCCTGCAG GGCAGCAGAGATGACTTGAGTGGTTATGTGGACCCAGGACTGGCCCTGCAAGATGCACAG GATCTGTATGCAGCGGGGGAGAAGATCTGTGGGACGGATGAGATGAAGTTCATCACTATCCTGTGTACACGCAGCGCCACACACCTGATGAGAG TGTTTGAGGAATATGAGAAAATTGCCAACAAGAGCATTGAGGACAGCATCAAGAGTGAGACTCATGGGTCGCTGGAGGAGGCGATGCTTACAGTAG TGAAATGCACCCGGAACCTCCACAGCTACTTTGCAGAGCGCCTTTACTACGCCATGAAG GGAGCAGGGACTCTCGATGGGACCCTGATAAGAAACATCGTTTCCAGGAGTGAGATTGACTTAAATCTCATCAAGAATCAGTTCAAGAAGATGTACGGCAAGACCCTCAGCAGCATGATCATG GAAGACACAAGCGGTGACTACAAGAATGCCTTACTGAACCTGGTGGGCAGCGACCTCTGA